A region from the Triticum urartu cultivar G1812 chromosome 1, Tu2.1, whole genome shotgun sequence genome encodes:
- the LOC125533180 gene encoding uncharacterized protein LOC125533180 translates to MAKDSRVLVLSRSTVKASVTLAAAPRVVAVFNLDLLPKSIPNSLFCVYRRPNAGGGLRDVVAAFEASLPSLLDHFLPLTGRIVADPRSGRQELLHCDNQGAELVGGEVGVALASLNYGNLGASLAGIGVPVQYDAAVALSVQLVSFACGEFAVAWASNHMLLDVGAASPRSAFFFFLIVSHTSTFSFMISIKHTSWKKLLKNTHTHAWSKEEGGNSFARDTFLLVSRDYIFFSALTASFYSLLQRKESRLKLTLDGYSLCMLANAWSELARSGAVSAAPNQDRSVFRPRAPPSYSPSLGEAFTAMNKEHLVNALTTESSFVQHTYYVEARDLEKLRAQASRSRADGEATRLVALSAYLWKALVAVVGSSDKRCRMGWWVDGRRRLTALCIWPPLPLLLRRWPPLHLHWPVRLNKKNSTTRLVSKYVTQLKQAAGGLRIADDVVTSRLALAHRVC, encoded by the exons ATGGCAAAGGATTCGCGTGTCCTAGTATTGAGCCGGAGCACGGTGAAGGCGTCTGTTACCCTTGCGGCGGCACCACGCGTCGTCGCCGTCTTCAACCTCGACCTGCTGCCTAAGAGCATCCCCAACTCGCTCTTCTGCGTCTACCGTAGGCCCAACGCCGGCGGCGGCTTACGAGACGTGGTCGCAGCCTTCGAGGCCAGCCTACCGTCCCTGCTCGACCACTTCCTCCCCCTGACCGGCCGCATCGTCGCCGACCCGCGGTCAGGGCGCCAGGAGCTGCTGCACTGCGACAACCAGGGCGCGgagctcgtcggcggcgaggTGGGCGTGGCTCTCGCGAGTCTGAACTATGGCAACCTGGGCGCGTCATTGGCTGGGATCGGCGTCCCTGTTCAGTACGATGCCGCCGTCGCCCTCTCGGTGCAGCTGGTGTCGTTCGCCTGCGGCGAGTTCGCCGTGGCGTGGGCTAGCAACCACATGCTCCTGGATGTTGGCGCCGCCTCTCCTCGCAgcgccttcttcttcttcttgattGTCTCTCACACCTCAACCTTCTCTTTTATGATTTCTATCAAACACACATCATGGAAGAAACTCTTAAAAAACACACACACCCATGCATGGTCCAAGGAAGAAGGAGGCAATAGCTTTGCAAGAGACACCTTCCTCTTGGTCAGTCGCGACTACATCTTTTTCTCAGCCCTCACGGCCTCATTTTATTCATTACTCCAACGCAAG GAATCAAGATTAAAGCTAACACTGGACGGGTACTCGCTGTGCATGCTCGCCAACGCGTGGTCCGAGCTTGCGCGCTCCGGGGCCGTGTCGGCCGCGCCGAACCAGGACCGCTCGGTGTTCCGCCCACGCGCCCCGCCGTCGTACAGCCCGTCGCTAGGCGAGGCATTCACGGCGATGAACAAGGAGCATCTCGTCAACGCTCTCACAACTGAAAGCTCCTTCGTCCAGCACACCTACTACGTGGAGGCGCGTGACCTCGAGAAGCTGCGCGCGCAGGCAAGCCGGAGCCGGGCGGACGGCGAGGCCACCCGCCTCGTGGCGCTGTCCGCGTACCTGTGGAAGGCCTTGGTCGCCGTCGTGGGCTCGTCCGACAAGAGATGCCGCATGGGCTGGTGGGTGGACGGGCGGCGCCGTCTCACGGCGTTGTGTATCTGGCCCCCGTTGCCGCTGCTGCTGCGGCGGTGGCCACCGCTGCACTTGCACTGGCCGGTCCGATTGAATAAAAAAAATAGTACCACACGGCTGGTTTCTAAATATGTTACGCAGCTTAAACAGGCTGCTGGTGGGCTACGGATCGCCGACGACGTGGTCACGAGCCGGTTAGCGCTGGCCCATCGGGTCTGCTGA